The genomic region CCGAATACCTGGCAGGACGTCGTGGCCACACTCGACTATTACAGGCCCGTGCAGGGATTGCGGGTCGCCGTGCAGGAATACGGCGTGTCCAATCCGGATCTGATCAACGATCTCAAAACCAGAGGAGCGGAAGTCTTCGTCGTACCGCTCTACCGATGGGCGATGCCGATCGACACGACACCCATGACGGGCGCAATCGAAGACGTCTTACGCGGTGCAATTGACGTGCTGCTGGTCACGAACGCGGCCCAGATCGACCACGTCATGCAATTGGTGGAACGCGACGGAAAAACCGAGGCCTTCCGCATCGCCTGCCGCCGGCTGGTGATCGCCTCGATCGGCCCCACGGCCAGCGAGCGATTGCGGCATTACGACCTTCCCGTCGACATGGAACCTTCCCACCCAAAGATGGGCATCCTCGTGAAGGAAGCCGCCGCACTGGCGCCGACCCTGCTCCAACGCAAACGCTGCGCGTAGCGCCCAGAAGATCGGGCACGAGGGAAACCCGGGCCACGGGTTTCCCTCATGTCGATCGCGCCGGCTAACCGACTAGCGCATCACGGAAGACACAGGACCGATCCGAGGCGGAGTCTCGGCGTCGGCCTGCTTCACCCCCGGGCGAACGCCCGAAAGGGCCTTGATGCGTTGGTCGCCAGCCGGGAGCACACGCAGATAGCCCCATTGTCCTGACTGCGAATAGGGCAACCGCTGATTGCTCCACACATAATCGCCCGGCATCCGGAATGGGCCTCCGGCGCTGGGGAGGAAGGCATCCAGGGTTTCAGACCCGGAGAACTCCACCACGCTGATCATGTCGGCTCCGCGCATGAAGGGCTCGATCGGCCACTCATGGCGTTCGACGCTGAACATGCCGTTCTGCTCGTTGCTCGCCCCGAACACGTGGATCCGCACGGAATCTCCCGCGTGGGCCTCGATGATCGGGGTCGCGGGGTCTTCGGGTTTGTCCACCACGCAAGGCTGGAAGACCTTGCCCAGGCTGCACCCGGTGTCCTGGCGGAACTTATAGGGTTCCGCGCGGTAGTTGACGGCGGTCAGGCCCGCGGTGTTCTGCACGTAGGGCATGAAGCTCGTCCCGATGATGTTGTCCTCGTCCTGGAAGAACAGGGCGACGTCGCGGTAGTTGACGCGATTCTCATACCCCTGAATGGTCCGGTCGACGATGACGTCGGCCACCCAGCTGTTCTTGGTCGAGATATCCAGACCGGTCTTGGGATCCCGATACTGGGCTCCCCTCGGACCGATCACGACCGCGCCATAGAGCCCGTTCCGCGGATGAAGCATCACGTTGCCCCAATCCCACACCAGCGAAGCGGTTTCTCCCAGGAACGGATCCGCATAATAGGTGTACGTGCGGCTCTCTCCCGGCGCCACCGTCTGCTCGCCAGGATTGTTGCCGACGTTCGCCCCGAGCGAATCCTTGGGGTCGAAGGCCAATCCGATGGCGGAGAACGAAGCGCGTCCTTCCTTCATCTTGTTGGTCAGCTTGATCTTGAGACAGTCACCCACGTTGCCGCGCAACGTCAGCGGCATCGGCTGCACGCCGCCGCTTACCTTGGCGACTTCCTCTTCCAGCGCGTAGATCTTCGCGTTCGGATTCACCATTTGGATCGTCCGCTCGAAGTCGACTTCGATCGCATCAGGCGCCTTCGGATTCAGCTTCATCGAGGGATAATCCATCGCCACGACATTGAAGCTCTTCACCGGGGCGTCCGCCGGACAGATGGGGAGCGGCTGCGGAATGTTGTTCCTGCGGCTGTAGCCGGCAGGCAGCTTCTGCAGATCTGCCGCTTCCTTGTCCAGCACCCGCATGATGCCCCACGCACCTTCCGAGAACTTCGAGGTGCGACCGTTGAAGTGGATGTAGTCTCCCGGTTGGAGCCGCGGTCCGCCGGCCTGCGGCACCACGAGATCGTAGCGCTCCGCAATGCCGATGTGGATCGAGTTCTTCCGGTTCGCATCGCCGGCATAACGTTCGGTCAGATAGGTATGGCCGGACAGCGTCCATACCATCGTTTCGTTCGCCATGGTCTGAAGCAGCCGGAACACGACCGTGTCGCCCAGATATGCCCGCACCATCGGCGTGTACGGATCGCCGTGGACGGCGCTGCTGAACAGCTTGGACGAGTCCGGATTTGCTACCAGGCGGCTGGACACCGGCTCCGCCTTGAAATTCAACCCTCCGCCCGTCGTATGCGTTCCGCCGTTGAGGAACGGCATCGGCGTCATCGGGATCTTTTCCGGCATCGGGAACGACACGGTCTTGCCGGCTTCGAGGGCCACCTCGATGGGCTGCCCGGGAGGATTGCCGGCCGTGACGATGTTCACCGTATGCGGCACGGTGTCATTCAACTGCACGATCAACTCGCGGAAGCTGCCGTTGACTCCGTAACCCACCGGCTCGATGGTCCGGATGTCGGCCAACGGTCCGCTCCGGATCGGCTTGCCCGTCTTCGGATCATGGTAGGTCGAACCCACCGGTTCGATGACGATCGTCCCGAATCCCCCGTGCGGCCAGGTCACCCGACCCAACGCGTGGTCGTGCCAGAAGACCGTTCCCACGTCGGAATCCACCCAGAAGCGCTGACGGACGAATTCGACCGTCACGATATCGTTCACCGGATGATCGTTCTTCAAGGGCCTGTACAACGTGATCTGGTTCCCCTTGATGGATTTCACCCGTCCGATTTCGTTGCCTCCGACATTGTCCGCACCGATCAGCAGCTCCGCGTTCGTGTGGTACTGCGCGGCGTTCTTGAGCGTGATCACCCGCTCGCCTTTCTTGGCGGCCTTGGTGAACGTCGTGTTCATCGGCAGCGGGAGGCCTTTGTTGACTTTTTTCTGCAGCATCGTGAACGGACGCACCGACTGCTCATACGAGAAGCCGGTGATCACGCCGTCCGAGGACTGGTTGTCGAACTGAAGGAAATGCCAATGCGTGTTGATCTTCGACGAATGGAAATTGATGTGGTCGTCGTCCTCCCACTCACTGGTCAGCATCCAATCGATACAGTCGTAAATATTCGCCCGCACGACGAGCGGATACTTGATGGCGCTCTTCCGGACCTGGGCCTCTTCCTCGTGCAGCACGTAGATCAGGCCGTCCTTGTCTTCGATCGCCGGCGTATCGCCCTGCTTGTCGGCCAGGGTCATCGGCGTTTGGATGAAATGCACGTTGTACTTCTTGGAGCCCGCGTTCTCCGGGCACATGCTCCAGCGCCCGTTCTCTCCCGGCTTCGCCGGATAAGAACTGGGCAATCCGTCGTCATCGAGGTGGATCATGTCCAACCAGGGGGACGGATTGTGGTTCTGCGAGAACGGCACGCGCCGGCCGAAGTGCGGCTTCAGGTGAGGCCACGCGACTTTACCGGTCGCGCTCTCGAACAGAATCGGCACGCGCTTTCCGGGAGTGGCGGACTTATACCGCGGATTCTCCACGGTATTTTCACGCTCGGTCATCGCCCGCTCGCCCTGCCAGGCCCAATCCAGCACGCTGGCATCGTACGAGCTGGTCTGCGCCCGCTCGTCGGTCTTGTGGCCCGGCTGCCCCTGGGGAGGCAACTGCATGGTGACCCAATCCTTCACGTTGACGACGGCAGGCGAAGCCTTCCAATCCGTCTTCCCATTCTTGACGATGGTGAACTCCTTGCCGAACCAGTCCACCGTGCGACCGACGAGCTGATCCGACGTCACGCCGGGCTGAATACGACCCGTGCGGTCCGGGAGTTCCCGAAGGGCCGGCATCACGTCATTGTGGACTTCGCCCTGTTGCAGGGTGTTGTACACGCGCCAATACCCCCACATGCCGGCGATATAGTGGTGCGCGACGTGGCAGTGGAACAGAAAATCACCGGCCAGCTGCTGGCAGAGGCCCGATCCGCACTCCGTTTCCAGATCCATCGTCTCGGAGGGACCGATTACTTCCACGTCGACCCGGTCGGACTTGGTGCGGATCACGGGATACTTGACCGGGCCGTTTTTGGCGGCGTGCCACAAGGGCATTTCGTCGATTGCGCGCGGGCTCCGCGGCCAGCGGATCGAACCGCCGTGCGGATGATGGGAGTGAAATACCTCCGATCCGCCGTGTACGAGGCGGAACTTCGCCGGATCTCCCAGATAGCTGCGCGGCACGGTGGTGGCTGGATCACCGAACGTATAGGCGCTGTAGGCCATGGATTCGTCTTCGAATCCGAAATATTCGTGCTGCGTCTGCATGTTGTCGACGCCGAACGGCTCGCTGCGATAGTTGAGTGCGCGGGCGACCGGCCGGTAGACGTCGGTCAACGGATCGCGCTGGGGGAGAAAATCGCCCTTCTTGTTCAGCGGTCTGAACGCTTCATCGCCGACTTCGTGATACATCAGGACGAATTCACGGAAATCCGGTCCCGCACCGTTCTTGATGATCGCCTGCCATCCGCTGGTCATCGGGGTCGGAGTGCCGCTGCCGATCGGATCCAGGTACTCGGATCCCTTCGGTTCGACCACGAACGTTCCGAACAAGCCCATCACCGTCAATTCGCGATCGTTGCTGTAGGAGTGGAACTGCCGTCCGCCTTCCTGCTGCGTCGGCGGAATGTACCATTCGAATTCGACGGTCTTGCCCTGCGGAGCCACGCTGTCGGGGTTGGTCGTGGTTGCGGGCTGTCCGGTCGACGCGACGATCATGCTGGAGCCGTGGATGTTGAGACTGACCTCCTCGCCGCCATCGAGCTGATTGCGCAGCGTCATCTTGACGCAGTCGCCCTGGTTGCCACGGATCACCAGCGGCTGAATCCACTGGCTCTGCAAGCCGTTCTTGACCGCGCCCGGGTCGTAACCTTCTTTTTCGCGGGCCGCGCGATTGGTGGTCTCCTCTTCCCGTACTTTGTCGATGTTCTCGGTGAGGACGTACATGTACCCGGGATAATAATCGAGCCACATGTTGAGCGAAATCTCGACGTTGATCGCCGAAATATCATACTTCCTGACCGGGGCGGATGCGGGGCAGCGCCCGCCCGTCGCGGACACCGGCTCGGCACCGGAATCGGACATGAGGAGCACGTCCTGATTGCCCGCGCCGTATTGATGCATCATATTGACGTTGTTGAAATAGCCGCTGGTGCGCTGCGCCTCGGCGTCCCGCTCCATCTGCTCCATGACCCGATGATGCTGGCGCTCCATCATCGCCGCGCGGTCCGGCCGGCCTTCCATCGAATCCTCGACGATCGTCTGCCCCTTCAGCCGTTGAGTCCACGCGACGGGCGTCGCCGACTCGACCTCCTGATGGGCCTCGTGGGTGGATTCGGCCACCGCCTCGTTACCCATTAGCATGAGGGTCACTGCACATAGAATTCTCGCCCACGAACGATCCTGCTTACCTCTCCTCTGCATTATGGTTCCCCTCTCAAGAGTGTGGATCACACATCTGGCCCAAATGGCCTACAATTCCGGTCTACCGGTCGGCTGCGCCCGTCCAGGCCACGTCGCGGTCCTGTGGCGGCGGCAGAGCCTCGAAGCTGGTCTTTGATGTCTCCTCGTTGGACACATGAATGAGGCCCAGCGCCCCGGTTAACGCGTCCTGCAAGGAATGCGTTACCATCGGGTACATGCCCTCTTCAGGAAGCACGAGATCGAAGGTCGCACCTCCGCCCGGCGGCAGCGTGTACGTCTGGATGCCATGCTCGATATTCTTGGGATTGCCGCTGGCATACACGCGATCGAACACGGCGCCGATGACGTGAAACGCCGAAAAATGATTCGGCCCGGCATTGACGACGTGGAGGCGGATCAACTCACCCGGCTTCGCCCGGAGCGGCTCGTCGAGGTATTTGTTCGCACGGCCGTTGAACACGACGAGCTTCGGCTTGCCAGCCATCATCGTATCGACGTCGTGCGGGGTCGGATAAATCTCACTCTGGACGATGACATACTCACGGTCCGCTTTCACGACAGGCGTTCGCGGTTCCACGATCACCGCGCCGAACATCCCGTTGGCGATGTGCTGGATCATCGGATCGGTGCCGCAGTGGTAGTAGAACTCTCCGGGATAATCGGCCTTCCATCGAAAGCTGGACTCCGATCCGGTGGGCACCCCTTGAAAATGCAGGTTCCACGGGGTCTTGGCCGCGTGGAAATCGATCGAGTGGACGCGGTCGGCCTCGTTCTTCAGCGTAAAATCGACGACGTCGCCCTCCTTGATCCGGATCACGGGACCGGGGAACGTATCGTTGAAGGTCCAGGCTTCACGCTGGTCGTCTTTGGCCACTTCGATCTTCGTGACGCTCGCGCGCAATTGGACGGCGACCTCACCCGCGTCACTCGTCTGCGCGCAGAACAGCCCGACCGCCGACCACGCCAGGAGAGACGTGACGGAGGAGAGGCCCTGCCCTTGCCGAAATGACGGGCCGCGGAACCTTGTGTCGCTCATGACGCTCCCTGTTCGTGATCAGTGACGGATCGCTCGACCGAGGTCGGCGGAGGTCGAACCAAACACCATCGGGGCAGAATGCGAAGCAACAGATGTGCCGAAGGTCCCGTGGAGAGAGTGATCCAAAAGACCTAATAATATTCAATGGAAGGAGAGACGGTTGTCAGCGGTAGGATCGCAATCGAGGAATTGATCCGCGATATTTAGCAGTTGCTCGTGATATGTCGTGAATATTACCGGGTCAGACTACCGGAAAATTCACGGGCCGCTTGAGCCCGAGTTTCTTCATACGGCTTCGCAACGTACTGGGATTCATCCCGAGTTGAGCCGCGGCCCCGTAGGTTCCGTAGATCCGCCAATGTACCGATTCCAGCACGTGCTGAATATGGCGACGCTCGACGTCGATCAGGTTGGACGTCGATTCGGCCACTGCGTTTCCACCCACCAGGGCCTGAGGTTCGATGGTCAGGACCGGCGACTGGGCCAGGATGACGGCCCGCTCGATCACGTTCTGCAGTTCGCGCACGTTGCCCGGCCAGGAGTAGTTGGTGAGCCGCGACATGGATTCCTCGCTCAGCTCCAGCATCGGGCGTTTCAATTTCGCCCGATAAGCTTCAAGAAAATGCCGGGCCAGGAGCGGGATGTCTTCACGCCGTTCCCGCAGCGGAGGCAAAGCGATGGGAAATACGTGAAGGCGATAATACAGGTCCTGTCGGAACCGTCCTTCGTTGACGGCCGACACGAGATCGGAATTCGTCGCGGCGACGATGCGGACGTCGACGGGAATGGGGCGCGTGCCGCCGACGCGGTCCACCAGCCCGTCCTCCAGGACACGGAGCAGCTTCGCCTGGGCTTCAAGCGGCATCTCGCCGATTTCGTCCAGGAACAGCGTGCCGCCGTTGGCCAATTCAAAACGGCCCGCACGCCGTTGGTCCGCCCCGGTGAATGCGCCGCGCTCGTGGCCGAACAACTCGCTTTCGACCAATCCCATCGGCAGCGCCGCGCAATTGACGCGGACGAACGGTTTATCGCGACGGGCGCTCAACTCATGGATGGCCCGCGCCATCAGTTCTTTTCCGGTGCCGGTTTCACCGGTGACCAACACGGTGGTGCCGGTCGGTCCGACGGCCTCCGCCTGCGTCAAGGCGGTCCGGAACGCCGCGCTCAGCCCCACCATTGCGCCGAAGTTGTGCGTGAGCTTCAACTCCTCAACCAGATATTCATTTTCGCGTGCCAGCTGATGCCGCAACCGATCGATCTGTTCGTAGGCTTGAACGTGACCGATCGCATAGGCGATTTGCGTCGCCACGAGTTGAAGGAATTCCAGATCGGTCGGGTCGGGATCTCCGCACTCCACGCTGCCGATGTTCAATGTTCCGATGCAGTCGCTGCCCACCATGAGCGGGGAGTTGATCATACGGCCCAATCCCTCGCGCACGTAGTATTCGTCCTCGAGAAACAGCCGTTGCCGACGGAGATCCGGTCGGACGTGAATCGTCCGATTCTCATAGACCCACCCCACGGCGCTGCCGACCTTGGGAATGACCGCGTCACGCGGCAGCTCCCGGTGCGGCAGGGTCGTTTCCACCGCGTAAAACCTGAATGAATCGCTGTCTGAGTTGTAGAGGGTGACGCCGGCGCGCTCCCATGGAAGGACTTTTCGGATTTGCTCGGTGATCGCGCGCCAGAGGCTGTCGGTATCGCGCTGGGAGTTCAGAACATTGGTGACGGCCAGTAAGGCGCGATAGCTTTCATCGTCGTTCCGCATCCTCGTTCCTCCACCAAATGGAAAGGCTCCCTTCGGAGCCTCGTTTGACAGGATACGCGAGCCCTTCCCTCAATCGCAAGCCGAGGCTCATCGACTGCATCATGCCGTGCGCTTCCGCACATGACGCGCGCTGCCGCCGCTTGTCCGAAAATCCGCGACGCCGCGGAATCGTGCCGATCCCGTTCACGTTTCGACACGACGGGGAACGGCAAAGGCGGCCGACACGACCTTCATGAGGAGGAGCCCGACCAGTACGGCGCCGGCCTGAGCGGCGATAAGTTGCCACATCGCCTGCTTCCAATACCCGTCTTGGGCCTCATCCGTCTCTCGGAATTCACGCTCGATCTTGGAGTCCAAATCGTCGAAGACATTGGCAATCGTTTTCGCCAGCGCCACTCCGTCACCGCCACGAACGTAGTTGAGGACTTCTTGTTCCTGGCCCGACCCGATCTTGAACGTCAGCTGGCGCTTCGTCTCGATCAACTCGGCGAGCCGTCGTTTGAGCACCTGGACGCTTCCCTTAAGCGACGGAGTCTTCTCCGTCAATTCGGTCAACCGGTCCAGCGCCGGGGGAATTTCCGCCTCGGCCGCCACCACCGGCACCAGGAACACGCTCTGGCGCATTAATGCGTACCCGCGAAACCCGCTGTCGATATCGGTGGCCAATCGCCGAAGCTGCAGGACTTGCACCGTGATGGCGTTGCGGAGTTCCTGCGCGTCGGACACTTCGTGCCACTGCTTGAGAATGTAGATTTGCTCCGCTCCAAAAAACAGAAGGAGAAGGACGCCCGTGCACAGGTATGCCCATACTTTGTTCCGTTGTCGCACCGCTCGCTTCCTTCCAATTTCGACGCTCCGCACCGGCTCGAGGCCGTTCGAGCCGATGCCGAGAATGATGAGGGAACAGCCTGCAGATACACGAAGGGCAGAGTATTGAATCAATACTCTGCCCTTCCGCGCTCGACCGCCCGCGGCCCCGAGGCCGCGGGCTCGCCGGGCCGGCCTACAGCCAGTTCACCCGTTCCGCGGGTCTGATGTAGATCGGCTCTTCGACCTGAATGCGCGCCACTTCCTTCCCCGACTTGTTGAAGCCCAGCACGGTATCGTTGTACATCTCGAACCGCTTCCCGTGAATCTGGGTCTCAAACACCTTCGGGCCCGGAATGACGTCATACCGGAAGACGATCTGCTGACTGGCGCGCCACAGCTGCAGCACCGCCAACAACTCCCGGCTCGGCACCAGATACTTCTCAATGGCATTGTCCACGCCCGGACCGAACATCTGCCGGGCATAGCCCCGCGGGCTGTGCCGCGGCGGAATGTAATAGCCATTGGGCTCCGTGCCCCACTGCGGATACAGAGGCAACGCCACCTGCTCCACCCGAATGGTGTAGTACAGGGGGTGCCACCGGTCCTCCGCCCACAGGCCGTCCTCGCCGATGCGCACCAGGCTCTGCATGCGGATCTTCCCCACGCACGCCGCCATACAGCGCGTTTCCATCGGCTCGCCGCCCGTCAGCGGATCCTTCCCCTCGATCCGCGGATAGCACGCAATGCACTTCTCCGACACCCGGGTCGTCCCCCGGTACATCGGCTTCTTGAACGGGCACTGCTCCACGCACTTCTTGTACCCGCGGCAGCGGTTCTGGTCGATCAACACAATGCCGTCTTCCGGCCGTTTATAGATCGCCTTGCGCGGGCAGGCGGCCAAACAGCCCGGATACGTGCAGTGGTTGCAGATCCGTTGCAGGTAGAAGAAGAACGTCTCATGCTCCGGCAGCGAGCTGCCGGACAGCCGCCACGGTTCATCGCGCGAGAACCCCGACCGATCGATCCCCTCCACCAAGGAGCGCATCGACGTGGCCGTGTCCTCGTAGATGTTCACGAAGCGCCATTCCTGGTCCGTCGGAATGTACCCGATCGCCGCCTGGCCCACCTTGGCCCCCGCGTCGAAAATGGTCATCCCTTCGAACACCCCGTAGGGCGCATGGTGCTTGCGGCCCACCCGCACGTTCCACACCTGCCCCCCCGGGTTCACTTGCTCGATCAACTGCGTGATCTTCACGTCGTAGAACTGGGGATACCCGCCGTACGGCTTCGTCTCCACGTTGTTCCACCACATGTATTCCTGGCCCTTCGAAAACAGCCAGGTCGACTTGTCCGCCATCGAACACGTCTGACACGCCAAACACCGGTTGATATTGAACACAAAGGCAAACTGCCACTTCGGATGCCGCTCCTCATACGGATACAGCATCTTCCGTCCCAGTTGCCAGTTATAGACTTCTGGCATTGTGAATCCTCCTTCTCATGATCAGTTGGTTACGTGGTCTCATAGGGCATCGCAGCTCAAGCTGCAAGTCCAGTTGCCTTACACCTTGATCTTGATGTGCTCACCTTTGAGCCACTTGATCATGAACTCGTTCTCCTGT from Nitrospira japonica harbors:
- a CDS encoding multicopper oxidase domain-containing protein — protein: MLMGNEAVAESTHEAHQEVESATPVAWTQRLKGQTIVEDSMEGRPDRAAMMERQHHRVMEQMERDAEAQRTSGYFNNVNMMHQYGAGNQDVLLMSDSGAEPVSATGGRCPASAPVRKYDISAINVEISLNMWLDYYPGYMYVLTENIDKVREEETTNRAAREKEGYDPGAVKNGLQSQWIQPLVIRGNQGDCVKMTLRNQLDGGEEVSLNIHGSSMIVASTGQPATTTNPDSVAPQGKTVEFEWYIPPTQQEGGRQFHSYSNDRELTVMGLFGTFVVEPKGSEYLDPIGSGTPTPMTSGWQAIIKNGAGPDFREFVLMYHEVGDEAFRPLNKKGDFLPQRDPLTDVYRPVARALNYRSEPFGVDNMQTQHEYFGFEDESMAYSAYTFGDPATTVPRSYLGDPAKFRLVHGGSEVFHSHHPHGGSIRWPRSPRAIDEMPLWHAAKNGPVKYPVIRTKSDRVDVEVIGPSETMDLETECGSGLCQQLAGDFLFHCHVAHHYIAGMWGYWRVYNTLQQGEVHNDVMPALRELPDRTGRIQPGVTSDQLVGRTVDWFGKEFTIVKNGKTDWKASPAVVNVKDWVTMQLPPQGQPGHKTDERAQTSSYDASVLDWAWQGERAMTERENTVENPRYKSATPGKRVPILFESATGKVAWPHLKPHFGRRVPFSQNHNPSPWLDMIHLDDDGLPSSYPAKPGENGRWSMCPENAGSKKYNVHFIQTPMTLADKQGDTPAIEDKDGLIYVLHEEEAQVRKSAIKYPLVVRANIYDCIDWMLTSEWEDDDHINFHSSKINTHWHFLQFDNQSSDGVITGFSYEQSVRPFTMLQKKVNKGLPLPMNTTFTKAAKKGERVITLKNAAQYHTNAELLIGADNVGGNEIGRVKSIKGNQITLYRPLKNDHPVNDIVTVEFVRQRFWVDSDVGTVFWHDHALGRVTWPHGGFGTIVIEPVGSTYHDPKTGKPIRSGPLADIRTIEPVGYGVNGSFRELIVQLNDTVPHTVNIVTAGNPPGQPIEVALEAGKTVSFPMPEKIPMTPMPFLNGGTHTTGGGLNFKAEPVSSRLVANPDSSKLFSSAVHGDPYTPMVRAYLGDTVVFRLLQTMANETMVWTLSGHTYLTERYAGDANRKNSIHIGIAERYDLVVPQAGGPRLQPGDYIHFNGRTSKFSEGAWGIMRVLDKEAADLQKLPAGYSRRNNIPQPLPICPADAPVKSFNVVAMDYPSMKLNPKAPDAIEVDFERTIQMVNPNAKIYALEEEVAKVSGGVQPMPLTLRGNVGDCLKIKLTNKMKEGRASFSAIGLAFDPKDSLGANVGNNPGEQTVAPGESRTYTYYADPFLGETASLVWDWGNVMLHPRNGLYGAVVIGPRGAQYRDPKTGLDISTKNSWVADVIVDRTIQGYENRVNYRDVALFFQDEDNIIGTSFMPYVQNTAGLTAVNYRAEPYKFRQDTGCSLGKVFQPCVVDKPEDPATPIIEAHAGDSVRIHVFGASNEQNGMFSVERHEWPIEPFMRGADMISVVEFSGSETLDAFLPSAGGPFRMPGDYVWSNQRLPYSQSGQWGYLRVLPAGDQRIKALSGVRPGVKQADAETPPRIGPVSSVMR
- a CDS encoding multicopper oxidase domain-containing protein is translated as MSDTRFRGPSFRQGQGLSSVTSLLAWSAVGLFCAQTSDAGEVAVQLRASVTKIEVAKDDQREAWTFNDTFPGPVIRIKEGDVVDFTLKNEADRVHSIDFHAAKTPWNLHFQGVPTGSESSFRWKADYPGEFYYHCGTDPMIQHIANGMFGAVIVEPRTPVVKADREYVIVQSEIYPTPHDVDTMMAGKPKLVVFNGRANKYLDEPLRAKPGELIRLHVVNAGPNHFSAFHVIGAVFDRVYASGNPKNIEHGIQTYTLPPGGGATFDLVLPEEGMYPMVTHSLQDALTGALGLIHVSNEETSKTSFEALPPPQDRDVAWTGAADR
- a CDS encoding sigma-54-dependent Fis family transcriptional regulator; the protein is MRNDDESYRALLAVTNVLNSQRDTDSLWRAITEQIRKVLPWERAGVTLYNSDSDSFRFYAVETTLPHRELPRDAVIPKVGSAVGWVYENRTIHVRPDLRRQRLFLEDEYYVREGLGRMINSPLMVGSDCIGTLNIGSVECGDPDPTDLEFLQLVATQIAYAIGHVQAYEQIDRLRHQLARENEYLVEELKLTHNFGAMVGLSAAFRTALTQAEAVGPTGTTVLVTGETGTGKELMARAIHELSARRDKPFVRVNCAALPMGLVESELFGHERGAFTGADQRRAGRFELANGGTLFLDEIGEMPLEAQAKLLRVLEDGLVDRVGGTRPIPVDVRIVAATNSDLVSAVNEGRFRQDLYYRLHVFPIALPPLRERREDIPLLARHFLEAYRAKLKRPMLELSEESMSRLTNYSWPGNVRELQNVIERAVILAQSPVLTIEPQALVGGNAVAESTSNLIDVERRHIQHVLESVHWRIYGTYGAAAQLGMNPSTLRSRMKKLGLKRPVNFPVV
- a CDS encoding CHASE3 domain-containing protein gives rise to the protein MRQRNKVWAYLCTGVLLLLFFGAEQIYILKQWHEVSDAQELRNAITVQVLQLRRLATDIDSGFRGYALMRQSVFLVPVVAAEAEIPPALDRLTELTEKTPSLKGSVQVLKRRLAELIETKRQLTFKIGSGQEQEVLNYVRGGDGVALAKTIANVFDDLDSKIEREFRETDEAQDGYWKQAMWQLIAAQAGAVLVGLLLMKVVSAAFAVPRRVET
- a CDS encoding 4Fe-4S dicluster domain-containing protein translates to MPEVYNWQLGRKMLYPYEERHPKWQFAFVFNINRCLACQTCSMADKSTWLFSKGQEYMWWNNVETKPYGGYPQFYDVKITQLIEQVNPGGQVWNVRVGRKHHAPYGVFEGMTIFDAGAKVGQAAIGYIPTDQEWRFVNIYEDTATSMRSLVEGIDRSGFSRDEPWRLSGSSLPEHETFFFYLQRICNHCTYPGCLAACPRKAIYKRPEDGIVLIDQNRCRGYKKCVEQCPFKKPMYRGTTRVSEKCIACYPRIEGKDPLTGGEPMETRCMAACVGKIRMQSLVRIGEDGLWAEDRWHPLYYTIRVEQVALPLYPQWGTEPNGYYIPPRHSPRGYARQMFGPGVDNAIEKYLVPSRELLAVLQLWRASQQIVFRYDVIPGPKVFETQIHGKRFEMYNDTVLGFNKSGKEVARIQVEEPIYIRPAERVNWL